A window of the Streptomyces formicae genome harbors these coding sequences:
- a CDS encoding permease — MDAVLHALALTGAMAWEITWALILGFALSAVVQAVARKSTVVSLIGDDSPRSLTVAAGLGIASSSCSYAAVALARSLFRKGADFTAAMAFQIASTNLVVELGVILALLMGWQFTAAEFVGGPLMIVVLAVLFRLFRHEGLLREARTQAERGLAGSMEGHAAMDMSVQGEASFWRRLLSARGFTATSHVFVMEWAAILRDLVLGLLIAGAVAAWVPDSFWSAFFFEGHPLAAKLWGPIIGPIVAIASFVCSVGNVPLAVVLWKGGISFGGVIAFIFADLLIVPILNIYRKYYGARMATFILVTFYAAIVVAAYFVEFVFGALGIIPDQSRARIPDEGVSWDYTSWLNMIFLLLAAAFVVRFLRTGGRGMLRAMGGAPDAH; from the coding sequence ATCGATGCCGTACTGCATGCCCTGGCCCTCACCGGGGCCATGGCTTGGGAGATCACCTGGGCCCTGATTCTAGGCTTCGCGCTGTCCGCTGTCGTGCAGGCGGTGGCACGCAAATCCACCGTGGTCTCCCTCATCGGCGACGACAGCCCGCGGAGTCTGACAGTGGCGGCCGGGCTCGGCATCGCGTCCTCGTCGTGCTCGTACGCCGCCGTCGCGCTCGCCCGCTCGCTCTTCCGTAAAGGCGCGGACTTCACTGCGGCGATGGCCTTCCAGATCGCCTCGACCAACCTCGTCGTCGAGCTGGGAGTGATCCTGGCGTTGCTGATGGGCTGGCAGTTCACAGCGGCAGAGTTTGTCGGCGGGCCGCTCATGATTGTCGTGCTCGCCGTCCTGTTCCGGCTCTTCCGGCACGAAGGGCTGCTGCGGGAGGCACGTACGCAGGCCGAGCGCGGGCTGGCTGGGTCGATGGAGGGTCACGCGGCGATGGACATGTCCGTCCAGGGCGAGGCCTCCTTCTGGCGCCGTCTGCTGTCCGCCCGCGGCTTCACCGCCACCTCGCACGTCTTCGTCATGGAGTGGGCGGCCATCCTGCGGGACCTCGTCCTCGGCCTGCTCATCGCCGGCGCCGTCGCCGCCTGGGTGCCGGACTCCTTCTGGAGTGCCTTCTTCTTCGAGGGACACCCGCTGGCCGCGAAGCTCTGGGGCCCGATCATCGGGCCGATCGTCGCGATCGCGTCATTCGTCTGCTCGGTCGGCAACGTGCCGCTCGCCGTGGTTTTGTGGAAGGGCGGGATCAGCTTCGGCGGGGTGATCGCCTTCATCTTTGCCGACCTGCTGATCGTGCCGATCCTGAACATCTACCGGAAGTACTACGGGGCGCGGATGGCCACGTTCATCCTGGTCACGTTCTACGCCGCGATCGTCGTTGCCGCATACTTCGTCGAATTCGTCTTCGGTGCTCTCGGTATTATCCCGGACCAGTCCAGGGCGAGGATCCCTGATGAGGGGGTCTCCTGGGACTACACGTCCTGGCTCAACATGATCTTCCTGCTGCTCGCGGCAGCGTTCGTCGTACGGTTCCTGCGTACGGGCGGCAGGGGCATGCTCCGCGCGATGGGCGGCGCGCCCGACGCGCACTGA
- a CDS encoding MarR family winged helix-turn-helix transcriptional regulator, producing the protein MEPSFRGLDDYLGFWLRRLSDTVAARLEQDLAEYGVTVSQWDVLISIYRQDAVTAQDVAALMDINPSAVSRLVDRLEAKKLLARKADPRSRRRLLLVLTDEGTALIPRLSAAVDRHDKHFFGDLDDSQRAELKERLVGLLLRSREQNADDGR; encoded by the coding sequence ATGGAACCTTCATTCAGAGGCCTTGACGACTACCTCGGGTTCTGGCTACGCCGCCTGTCCGACACAGTGGCCGCACGCCTTGAGCAGGATCTTGCCGAGTACGGCGTGACCGTATCGCAGTGGGACGTGCTGATCTCGATTTACCGGCAAGACGCGGTCACCGCCCAAGACGTCGCTGCCCTCATGGATATCAACCCAAGCGCGGTATCCAGATTGGTGGACCGCTTGGAGGCCAAGAAGCTGTTGGCCCGAAAGGCCGACCCACGCTCGAGGCGGAGGCTACTGCTCGTCCTTACGGACGAAGGTACTGCGCTCATTCCTCGACTCAGTGCAGCCGTCGACCGCCACGACAAGCACTTCTTCGGTGACCTTGACGACTCCCAGCGAGCCGAGCTCAAGGAACGGCTCGTCGGCTTGCTGTTGCGCAGCCGCGAGCAGAACGCCGACGACGGGCGATAG
- a CDS encoding aquaporin yields MLTGAPWAAQGGTGIPGCGGRRDDEGATFFIVGVLIALLGPVSGAHFNAAVSLADWWTARPRRRRAFLLEAVVNLPVQITGAIAGVVLADAMLDGSLVE; encoded by the coding sequence GTGCTGACCGGTGCCCCCTGGGCGGCTCAAGGGGGCACCGGCATCCCAGGCTGCGGTGGGCGCCGCGACGACGAGGGCGCCACCTTCTTCATCGTCGGCGTCCTCATCGCCCTCCTCGGCCCGGTCTCCGGAGCTCATTTCAACGCTGCCGTCTCGCTCGCCGACTGGTGGACCGCCCGCCCTCGGCGGCGCCGCGCCTTCCTGCTCGAGGCGGTGGTCAACCTACCCGTGCAGATCACGGGGGCGATCGCGGGCGTGGTCCTGGCCGACGCGATGCTCGATGGATCCCTGGTCGAGTGA
- a CDS encoding PAS domain-containing protein — translation MADSESHIVMSDGAIFETPESRSALEQSCTVAEFFGLQSEEVPVDMQSSHLVHKAGRVLQVHAGIRQEADENISASFGYAVDVTPFIRSEEEFKLSVQQSRQPAFLVDAQSHFAWGNQAMLDRLGHGKEMTAGDPSSNLLHKIGAVPVERNPQPSCEKITFPMPDGDELDGYLFPVRRKTGEVVRCGILEATHLRDQSSTPLPAESYLAHCMKALPIHAYLKDSDLRFTWVSPAALRRMGLTLEQVVGRTYADLGATALAGLGGRQDAQVLAEQRGQTFDNTFTHEDGSPGRCVGYSFPVEKAGEKAVGGAFIDKSEETRLGGLLSERDAFWNALFDHSPTAHVIADLDLKITDANGAFADLLGSCRSSLRGQHLAEVIPLAETDRERALLEDLLSGRRSQYRLDKKMARSSGGAVVAISALFTMVRSADRAPHAVLVMINTVQAQVPTLGQNPRAWDEADLRLLTAVAGGASDSQAARLLRMGESTVRLRLSRLKRRLGATNRAHLVARAYEKGLLPARSPQSLEDRSATRDAIAA, via the coding sequence GTGGCGGATTCCGAGTCGCATATCGTCATGTCGGACGGCGCCATCTTCGAGACCCCCGAATCAAGATCGGCCCTGGAGCAGAGCTGCACGGTTGCCGAGTTCTTCGGCTTGCAGTCAGAGGAAGTTCCGGTCGATATGCAGTCGTCGCATCTGGTTCACAAGGCCGGACGAGTACTGCAGGTGCACGCTGGGATTCGCCAGGAAGCCGACGAGAACATCTCCGCATCGTTCGGTTACGCCGTGGATGTCACGCCCTTCATCCGCAGCGAGGAAGAATTCAAGCTCTCCGTACAGCAGAGCAGGCAGCCGGCTTTCCTTGTGGACGCACAAAGCCACTTCGCCTGGGGAAACCAAGCGATGCTGGATCGCCTCGGGCATGGGAAAGAGATGACAGCCGGCGATCCGTCCAGCAATCTGTTGCACAAGATCGGTGCAGTTCCGGTGGAGCGGAATCCGCAGCCGTCATGCGAGAAGATAACCTTCCCCATGCCGGACGGCGACGAACTCGACGGATATCTGTTCCCTGTCCGCCGCAAGACCGGAGAAGTAGTGCGATGCGGAATCCTCGAAGCGACGCATCTCCGGGACCAGTCGAGCACTCCACTACCTGCCGAGAGTTACCTCGCGCACTGCATGAAGGCCCTTCCGATCCATGCCTATCTCAAGGATTCCGATCTGCGTTTCACCTGGGTCAGTCCGGCTGCGCTGCGCCGGATGGGGCTGACTCTGGAGCAGGTGGTCGGCCGGACCTACGCCGACCTCGGCGCGACGGCACTGGCCGGGCTCGGTGGCCGGCAGGACGCCCAAGTTCTTGCTGAGCAGCGGGGGCAAACGTTCGACAACACCTTCACGCACGAGGACGGCTCGCCCGGGCGCTGTGTGGGATACAGCTTTCCCGTTGAGAAGGCCGGCGAGAAGGCTGTAGGAGGAGCCTTCATCGACAAGAGTGAAGAGACCAGATTGGGAGGTCTCCTCTCCGAGCGTGATGCGTTCTGGAACGCACTCTTCGATCACTCCCCGACTGCCCATGTCATTGCCGACCTGGACCTGAAAATCACGGACGCCAACGGAGCCTTCGCGGATCTCCTCGGCAGCTGCAGGTCCTCGCTCAGAGGGCAGCACCTTGCGGAGGTGATACCCCTGGCCGAAACAGATCGGGAGCGTGCGCTCCTGGAGGATCTCCTCAGCGGTCGCCGATCGCAGTACCGCTTGGACAAGAAGATGGCCCGATCCAGCGGAGGAGCGGTCGTGGCGATATCCGCGTTGTTCACGATGGTCCGCAGCGCGGACAGAGCGCCGCACGCGGTGCTCGTCATGATCAATACGGTGCAGGCGCAGGTTCCCACACTCGGGCAGAACCCCCGCGCGTGGGATGAGGCCGATCTGAGGCTCCTCACCGCGGTGGCCGGCGGAGCGAGTGACAGCCAGGCTGCCCGGCTCCTGCGCATGGGAGAGTCAACAGTGCGGCTGCGACTGTCTCGCCTCAAGCGCCGTCTCGGTGCGACCAACCGAGCGCACCTGGTTGCCCGCGCCTACGAGAAGGGGCTGCTACCTGCGAGGTCGCCACAGTCCCTCGAGGACAGATCCGCCACACGCGATGCGATTGCCGCTTAG
- a CDS encoding sugar porter family MFS transporter encodes MAVALSAGALFGLSIAAMNQTVEQVRLEFVLSSLQQGFVVSGLVAGALLGCLACGALTDRLGRRQMLTMAGVLGTAAAALCAVSPDQYVLFAGRILLGFAVGVASTVGPVLLAELAAAGWRGALITTYQLALTAGVLLAFTVGVTVHPGHNWRLMFLVNAVPAVALAVTTLLIPSSPEDLMAHGEPNRARAVLAATRAPMEARAEWAALRSNCARPSKSALRGLFDPVLRLPVAIALGAGLMNALVGIGAVAYYSTLVFDAAGVGGGSGAELATLSVAAVNLVASVVAVGLISRYGRRPLLTIGLAGITASMATAGGALMAAGRPVTGPLTIVAMLVFITCFAFSAGPLAWVLIAEVLPSEVRVRVAGSALAGNWGANLLVALLFPVIVHTPAIAYRVGLTFQVFAALSLTFLWLVLRFVPETKDRTLAELESVLASRGRRQSPPTG; translated from the coding sequence GTGGCCGTCGCCCTGTCCGCGGGAGCCCTGTTCGGGCTCTCCATCGCAGCAATGAACCAGACAGTGGAGCAGGTCAGGCTGGAATTCGTGCTCTCCAGCCTGCAACAGGGGTTCGTGGTCAGCGGATTGGTGGCCGGCGCACTGCTGGGGTGTCTGGCCTGCGGGGCGCTGACCGATCGTCTGGGCCGGCGTCAGATGCTGACCATGGCCGGAGTCCTGGGAACTGCAGCCGCCGCCCTGTGCGCCGTCTCGCCCGACCAGTACGTTCTGTTTGCGGGGCGGATTCTGCTCGGTTTTGCCGTAGGCGTCGCGTCCACGGTGGGACCTGTCCTCCTGGCGGAGCTGGCGGCGGCCGGGTGGCGCGGTGCCCTGATCACGACGTACCAGCTCGCGCTCACCGCGGGTGTGCTGCTGGCCTTCACCGTTGGAGTCACGGTGCACCCGGGCCACAATTGGCGGCTGATGTTCCTCGTTAACGCCGTGCCCGCAGTCGCCCTGGCCGTGACGACACTGCTCATTCCCTCGTCGCCGGAGGACCTCATGGCGCATGGTGAGCCCAATCGCGCCCGCGCGGTGCTCGCGGCGACGCGCGCGCCGATGGAGGCACGGGCGGAATGGGCCGCCCTGCGTTCCAACTGTGCCCGACCGTCGAAGAGTGCGCTGCGCGGTCTCTTCGACCCTGTGCTGCGCCTGCCGGTGGCCATCGCGCTCGGCGCGGGTCTGATGAACGCGCTCGTCGGCATCGGAGCCGTCGCCTATTACTCCACGCTGGTGTTCGATGCCGCCGGAGTCGGTGGCGGATCTGGGGCGGAGCTCGCGACCCTCTCTGTCGCGGCGGTCAACTTGGTGGCATCCGTTGTCGCCGTCGGTCTCATCAGCCGGTACGGTCGGCGCCCGCTGCTGACCATCGGGCTCGCCGGGATCACGGCTTCCATGGCCACTGCGGGCGGGGCCCTGATGGCGGCGGGCAGGCCCGTCACCGGGCCCCTCACCATTGTCGCGATGCTGGTGTTCATCACCTGCTTCGCCTTCTCGGCCGGGCCCCTTGCATGGGTGCTGATCGCCGAGGTGCTGCCGTCCGAGGTGAGGGTCCGGGTGGCCGGCTCGGCCCTGGCCGGGAACTGGGGGGCCAACCTGCTCGTCGCGTTGCTCTTCCCCGTCATCGTGCATACCCCGGCTATTGCCTACCGGGTCGGACTGACCTTCCAGGTCTTCGCGGCGCTGTCGCTGACGTTCCTGTGGCTCGTACTCCGCTTCGTTCCCGAGACCAAGGACCGCACACTCGCGGAGCTGGAATCCGTGCTGGCATCACGGGGACGTCGGCAGTCCCCGCCGACGGGCTGA